TTCGCTCGTCGTGGTGCGCGATCTCGGAAGTCGCAACGGTACGTTCGTCAACGACGAGCAAATCGTGGGTGAGCGAGAACTGCGCGCCGGCGACAAGCTGCGCGTGGGCCCGTTGCAGTTCGAACTCGTCATCGTCGAGTTGCCAGCTGCGAAGAAGCGGCCCAAGGTGACAAGTGTCAAGGATGCGGCAACCCGGACCGCCAATGGCGGCCCTGGGGCGAAAGCCGACGACGACGTCACCCAGTGGCTCAGCGAAGAGACGCAGCCCGAGATGCAGGAGACGCGCGAGATCGAGGCGGGAGACACCGAGGAGATCAATCTCCGGACGACGGTAATGCTCCCCCCCGGCGACGATTCTGCCGAGACGAAGACCGACAGCGCTCACACGGCCCCCCCCAAGCCAGCCGCGCCCCCGAAGAACGCGAGCAACGACAGCGGCAAGGCCGCGGCCGACGTGCTGCGAAAATTCTTCCAGCGACGCTAGCCCGGCCCTTTCTCATCTTTCCTCCGTGCGGGGCCGACGATGCCGCCCCCGCCTGGGGTTCTCTCCGCGCGCTCCCTAGACGGATTTGCGCTTGCGACTCCACTCGCCTTGGAATAGGGTCGAAAGCTGGCCAGTGGTTGGCGGTTCGTCGGCGGCGGCCACTGGCGACGGTGGACCCATCTTGTTGCGACCGAGGAGATTGCGATGTCTGTCGACGAGGAGGCTGTCAAGCGGCGATACCGCGAGTTCCTCGACCTGATGCCATTGACGCTGGCCATTGCCGGCTTGCCCCCCAGCGAGGGCATGCGGCACTATACGACCGAACAATTGCAGGCCCGGGCGCAGATCGTCACGAACGCCTTCCGTATTGCCCGCCAGACGGTGCGCGACTCGATCAAGTCGGCGTAAGCGCACCGTGCATTGATGGAAGCACCACGATGGGTCGATGTCCATGAAAGGTGGCGCAACTTGACCCGCGCTGTCGGCCGCGCCTATAGTTCCACGTGCCATCGTCGGCGATAGAGCAGCCTCAAGAATTGGGGAGTGGGCCGGCGATATTGATGGTCTGGTGCCCCAGGGAGTAGCCGCTTTGAAATCGAATCAAGCCGGAAAGAAGAAGCAGCCCAAGGCGGCCTTGCTGGGGATCGGATTCGATGCCGAGGATGGCCAGACGCGCATCACGCGCGGCGGTAATTTTCTCCTTTACGGCGGATCGGAAGACACCCACTCCGTCATGCGCGAGACGGTCATCAAGGTGAACGAAAAGCTCGAGAATCGGGGTCGCCGGCTCGAGGACGTCTCGACGAGCGACCTGCGCAAGCTTTTCGAAGACCTCTCCGGCTAAGGCAGCCGTCCCACCCCCGAGCCCTGCCTATTCTGCCACCTCTAACGTCTGCGACATGTATAACCGCGGACTTTCTGGAGCGGGCCTGCCCATGGCACCGCCCAAGAGCTTGTCTACAATGGGCTTTCGGCGAGGTGTCGGGCCAATCCGCTCGACTGGGGGGCAGGGTGTTTGAAACTCCTGGCCCCAAGCTAGGGTAAATCTTCACAGACCGGCTCCCCGACCTCCAAAGGTGAGCGATTGTCCGACGACGTCCGAGAGCTGGTCGTCCGTTGCCTGGCGGGTGAGGAGCCTGCCATGGTCGCGCTCGTCGAGCGCTTCCGCGGCGACGTTTTCGGGCTTTGTGTGCGGATGCTCGGGCATCGCGAGGACGCCGAGGACGCCACGCAGGAGACGTTCGTGCGGGTGTTGCGGCACCTGGCGCGTTGGGACCAGTCGCGCGAATTTCGGCCTTGGTTGCTGGCCATCGCCGGGAATCGTTGCCGGACGCTGCTCGCCCAGCGCTCGCAGCGTCCGCAGCCGAGCGACCTGGTAGAAGAGGTGCCCGATGAGACCCCCGACCATCAGGCAGCGAGAAACCTGGCCGAGGAGGTGGATTTGGCACTGGGCGCGTTGCGCGACGAGTATCGCCAGGCCTTCCTCCTCTTCCACGAACAACAACTGAGTTATATCGAGATCGCCGAGGTAATGGCGTGCCCCGTCGGCACGGCCAAGACCTGGGTGCATCGCGCCAGACGTGAAATGGCGGGCCGCTTGCAGCGGCGAGGAATCACGGGAACGGTGAAACATGAAGTGCGGTGAATTTGAAACACGACTCAACGACCTGCTCGACGCGCGGCAACCGCTCGCAGGAGACAAGCAACTCGCGGCCCACGCCGCCGAGTGCGAAACGTGCCGCGCCGATCTGTCGGCCTATGGCGCCTTGGCAGGAGAGATCGCTGCTCGTCCGCGGCCGTTGCCATCGGCCGATCTCGTGTCGCGCGTCATGGCAGACCTGGCGACCCCGCAGGTCGAACGTCCGGCGGATAACCGCACTCCGTGGGTGGCTTTTGCCCTGGCTGCGGCCTTGTTGATCGCGGCGTTCCCCGTGTGGAGTTGGTGGAGCGAACGTGCCGAGGAAGGTGGCACGGCGGTGGCGGTGTTGCCGGTCGAGCAGCCTGCTGGGCTCGCCGATGCATCATCTCCGATCGAACAAGCCAGCGACGAACAGGCCAGCGATCTGCCGATTGGCGAACTGGTGCGTCAGGTGGGAGACCGCTACTTCGACTTGGCGCAAGAAACGCAGGCCAACTATGCCGAATTGGCGTTGTTGCTGCCTGGCGTACGAGCCCCGCGCGAGCAGGAGCCGGCACCGTCCGGCGCCGTGGCCACGGCCGATGCGCGCGGCTCGCGCGGTTGGGTGAACGACATGACCGAGGGATTGAAGCCGGTGACGAACTCGACCGTGGGGGCGTTCAGCTTCCTGCTCGAGGCCCTGCCGACGGAAATTCCGGCCGAGAAGCTCTAGACCGACGATTGTTTCGCGCGGACATTGCCACCGAGGATCCCCAGTCCGCCGGTTGGTTACCGAGGAATGGGATCGCATTTCTCGCCCCTGTCCACGCAGCAATCGAGAGGCTCCTGCCTGCCGTCCGATTCTTCCGGTAGTGGGCCCCCAGCGTCCCTGCCGCGATTCCTGCCCCGGGACGGCCGTTCGATCGACCGATCAGAGTGCCGCGAACATTATTGTGTGGAACGCGGTGGTTGCCGTTCGACCCCCGTCGAGCGACGATGGACCCCTGCCCAGACGTATCGGTGAATCGCGCGTACTGGTTGGGGCCGCGACAAGATACGCAGAACGAGAGAGGTGACCACGTATGAAGGCGGCTCGTGGACTCTGGCACTGGTGCGCTCCCTGGTGTGCGCTGATTCTCTTGTTCGTTGCGCTGGGGGGGCGCGCGGCCCGCGCCGCGGACGATGCTCCCTCGCTGGCCCGACTGGTGCCGGCCGACGCCGGGCTCTACATCGAATTCGATGACCTGGTCAGTCATGCAAGCGACTTCTTCGAGGGGGAGTTCCACAAGCGCTTGATCGAACTACCGCCGCTGGCCAAGTGGCGGCAAGAGAACCAGATTCCCATCGGATCGATCATCGAGGCCCTCTCGCGGCAATTGGGAGTCTCGGCCGACGAGTTCAAGCAAAAGCTGCTCGGCCGCAAGGCGGCCGTCGCGGTGTGGCCAGGAGCTGGCGCGCCGGCCGGTGGATTGTTCCTGCTCGAAGCGGCCGACCAGAAACTGCTCGAGCGCGCTATGCTGGCGCTGGCCGATGCGCATCGCCGAGTCGGCGACTTGAAGCAGGAAGGCGAATTGGAACACGCGGGGAGCAAGTACCGCGTTCGCACGCTCGATCGCGGCGAAAATAACCTGAGCATCTACGTCGCTACGCTCGGTCCCATCGGGGTGCTCACCGGCAGCGAAGCGGTGATGCACCAGGTGCTCGAGTTGCATGCCGCCACGGAAGTAAATGAAAAAAGTCTGGCGGGCACGCGCCCCTTCGCGGTAGGAAGTGCCCGCTGGAAAGAAAACGCCGCGGTGAAAAAGTTCGTCAATCCGCGATCGTTCGAGGAGCAGATGGTTGCCGAGCTCGACCGCGTGGCCGACGATGCGGGCGTGGAAAGCGAAGCGCCGTTCCTGCGCCAGGCGATCGTCGAGGCGTGGCGCGCCTCGGACTATTGGGTCACTTCGATCGAGGTCGGGCCGCGCGTGGCGGTCGATAGCTTCTTCCATCTCGACCGACAGCGCATTCCGGCGGCGCTGCAGAGGGTGATCGACAGCCTCGGGGGGGAGGCGACTTTTCTCCGCCGTGTGCCGAACCATGCGTTCTTCGCTTTTGCCGGCCGGGTGAATCTAGGGCATCTCAGCTCGCTGTTTCTCGCCGCGAGCGATCTGGAGAATTTCGAAGAAGTGCGCGACATGGCGCAGGGCCTGCTCCTGGGGCTCGACCTGTTCGACGACGTGCTGACGAGCCTCGGGCCCGACATGGGCGCCTACCTCGCCTCGCGCGAGAGTGATGCCGCCGATGGAGAGCGACAACTCGACCTGGTGCTTGGTGTCGAGGTGCAAGAACGCGAGGAGGGGGACGATCGCCCTCAAGCATCGACCGCGCTCAAATCGGGCCTGCGCACCGTCATGACGCTGGGTGCCAACTTCATCAACCAGGATCGCGATGAAGACGAGGTGCAAGCCGAGGTGCGCATGGTCGAGATCGAAGGCGTGAAGTTGACATCGCTCGAGGGAGCGGGCGACCGCCTGCCCGGCAGCCTGCCGGGGGGACTGATGGCGACCTATGGATTCGTCGACCGCTATCTCCTGTTTGGCTCGTCGATCGAGGCCGTGTCGCTAAGTCTGCATGATCGTGGAACGGATTCCCTGGCCGAGTCGCCGGAGATTGCCCGCGTGTTGGGGAGCACCATGTCGCCTCCCAGCCAGGTACTCTTCATTCGCTGCGATGAATTTCGCGAGTTTCTGGAGTCGAACCGCGGTTTCTTCGCTTCGGTCGTGTCGATGACGCGCGGACTCGATCGTCAAACGACGCAGCGCAGCCTCGATCAACTGGCCGACGTGCTCAAGCTGGCTGAAACAATCGCCCTGGCGGCGAGCTTCGAAGAGAACGGTCTGCACATCTCGATCGAGCTCGATACGGCAGAAGAGCTGCCCATGTCATCGCAGGGAGAGTAGGCCCCGCCCCTCCAGGCAATGAGATAGCGATATAGCGCGAGTGCTTTGCTCGGACGTCATTTCCAAGCCGCACTGGTCGCCGCAGCCCGTCAATTCCACGTCTTGTGCCTAATCGAGCCAGGCACCACCCGACTGCAGTCGACAGGAGGGTCGTCCGATAATGTGGGTACTTGCACCGCCTTGGTAGCGGACTCTTCCGATTTTTTCGGGCAAGTTCCCATGTTACGCCGCATTGACGCACAGCATTCGTTTTCGTTGGCCGAGGCCCGGGCCCTAGTCGCCGACCTGTTCGAGCCGAAGGCCTGGATCTATTGGGTCGACTTTCTCGTCTCCGATGCGATCGCCTTCGGCAGCCTGTTGGCGATGAACTACCTGCTGCTGTTTACCGAGTTCAGTGCAGGCCAGGCCGTGCTCTGGGCGGGGCTGTACGTGGCGTGCGGCCTGGCGGCCTATCGGGCCTCGCTATTTACCCACGAGTTGTCGCATTTGCGGAGCGATTCGTTCAAGGCGTTTCGCGTGGCGTGGAACGTGGGGTTCGGCATTCCGCTGCTGATGCCCTCGTTTCTCTACCACACGCACCTGTCGCACCACTCACGGCGCGAGTTCGGCACTGCCGACGATGGCGAGTATCTGCCGTTTGCGTATGGTTCACGGTGGAATTGGATCATGATGCTGGGCGAGCCGTTCGTGCTGCCCCTCATCGCACTCGGGCGTTTTCTGATCCTGGCGCCGCTCTCGTGGATGATTCCGCCGTTTCGCCGATGGCTGATGCGGCATGCCTCGTCGATGGTGGTGGCGCCGACCTACGTGCGGCCCGAGCCCTCGGCGGCGGAACTGCGCTGGTGGCGGATACAAGAGGTGGCCTGTTTCGTCGCGGCCTTGGGCACCGTGATGGCGGTGGCGACAGGTCGCATCCCCGTCATCGTGATCGTGCAAACCTATTCGATCGCGTTCTTCGTGCTGATGATCAATGCGATCCGCTCCTTGGGTGCCCACCGTTATCGCTATGGATACGAACCGTCGACCTTTCAGGAGCAGGTGCTCGATTCGGTGAATTTCCCCCACAACTGGCTACTGGGACCGCTCTGGGCGCCGGTGGGATTGCGCTACCATGCCACGCATCACTTGTTTCCCTCGATGCCCTACCACGCGTTGGGTGAGGCACATCGCCGGCTGATGACCCAATTACCGGCCGACCACCCCTACCGCCAGACCGAAGCCCCCGGGCTGTGGTCGGTCATCTTCGACATCTGGACCGCGCGAAATCGGCGCGAGGCCGAACCGGCCGGCCGGGACGTAGCCCCGTCGCGGTCGAATCGCGTCCCGACGCAGGCGTTCTAGGCGCGCGCTAGTACTCTATCTCAGGGGTAGGTCGCCCCCTTCGAGTCGCTCCAGCGCGGCTCATTTTCTTGGATCCGCGAACCTGCAACGCGGACGCCTGACGGACCTGAACTTTTCAGGCTGGCGATTCTGTGATCGCCGACGGCTCGGGCGGGTGTCGAACTGCCCGGCGTGCGTTCCGATTCTGACGGTTGTGACGTGGGTTCTGGCTTGGCGGCCCGCAAGACCGTAAGGATTGCCTTGTAAGAAAATTCCCCGCTACGCGAAATGTTTCGCAGAACCGCCTGTTTTGCGCAAGTGGTGTATTTTATAGGGGAAACAGACCGATCCTCACTTGGCCCCCCGACGTGTCTCCCGCCTTCCCCCAGCCCCAGGTGACCACGTGACCAAGACGACCAAGAAGAGCGGCTCGAAGGAAACTGGTTCTGTAGCGATCGATCGTCGTGCCAAGGCGTCCGCGGAACGTCGGGCGAGCAAGGATCGTCGTTCTCGTACCGAGCCGGTGGCCGTCGAGCGTCGTCAGCTCGAACGCCGCGCGAAGGTCAGCCGTCGTCGTCAGATCGACCCCACCACCTGCGAACGGGACTACTCGGTGGACGAGGTCGAATTCATGCGAGCGCTCGAACAGTACAAGCGCACCAGCGGCCGCATGTTCCCCACCTGTAGCGAGGTACTCGAGGTCCTGCGTGGCCTGGGCTACGAAAAGGTGAGCGGCGTGCAGCGTCCAGCGGCCTTGGTCGAAGGGGCGACGCCAAGCGACGCCGAAGCTGGCGAGAGCGAAGAGTAAGTCTGGCCGTCATACCCGCGTGTAGTAGGGCCCGCCGCCGTTTGCCCTTCGGCGCTTTGGGCGGTGTTTGGTATATTGCCCCAGTCTACAAGTGTTCACCGCCAGAGCGGCCCCTGCGCTCCTCTGGCGCGTGAATCACCGACCCCGGGCGATGTACGATGCCACGCGAGCCAATTCTCAAATCGAGTGATTCTCTTCCCGAGGTTGCCGCGACCGCCAAGAGCTGGCGGTCGCTGGAACTCGACAGCGAGTTCGACATCAGCCTGCGTCCGCAGCGAATGCGCGACATGGTGGGGCAGCGCGAGGTCTACGCGCGGATCGAGATCGCCATCGACGCCGCGTCCAAACGAGGCGAGACGTTGGGGCACATCCTCTTCGACGGACCGCCGGGACTGGGGAAGACCACCTTTGCCACGGTCATTCCGCGCGATCTGGGAGTCTCGTTTCAGATCGCCAGCGGCGCGGTGCTGACGGCGCCCAAGGACCTGGTGCCTTACCTCACCAACGCCGAGGAGGGCTCGGTCCTGTTCATCGACGAGATCCATCGGCTGCCGAAGGCGGTTGAAGAGTTTCTCTATCCGGCGATGGAGGATTTCCGCATCGACATCGCGCTGGGCGAAGGGGTGAACGCCCGGACGATCAACATGCCGCTCAAGCCCTTCACGCTGATCGGGGCGACAACGCGGACCGGACTGCTCTCGGCGCCGCTGCGCGACCGCTTCCAAATGCGGGAGCATCTCGATTTCTACACGGTCGCCGAATTAGCCGAGATCGTGCGGCGTAACGCCACCAAGCTGCGGGCACCGATCGCCGCCGACGCGAGCCTCGAGATCGCCTCGCGCAGCCGCGGCACGCCACGCCTGGCGAACAACCGGCTACGCTGGGTGCGCGATTACGCCACGAGCAAAGCCGACGGCGCCATCACGCGCGAGCTCGCCAACGCCGCGCTCGACATGCAGGGCATCGATCAGCTTGGTCTCGACAAGCAGGATCGCAGCCTGTTGGAGACGATTGCCCGTGTCTTTGGCGGTGGCCCCGTCGGCATCGAGGCGCTGGCGCACACACTGAATACGGCGGTAGACACGCTCTCGGACGAAGTCGAGCCGTATCTCTTGCGCAGCGAACTGGTGATTCGCACGCCCCGTGGCCGCCGCTTGACGGCCAAGGGCTACGACCATCTCGGCCTGCCCGGCACGGCACAGGCCGACGATGGTCAGCAGTTGCTCTTTGGCTGAGGTGTGATTTAGAGCAGGCCGCGCAGTGCCGTCAGAGCGGCTTCGTAGTTCGGCTCGCTGGCGACTTCTTGCACCTGCTCGGCGTAGACGACCTTGCCCTCCTTGTCGAGCACGAAGGTGCCGCGGGCGAGGATCTTCAATTCCTCGATCAGCATGCCCCAGTTCTCGCCGAAGCTGCGGGTCTGATAGTCGCTGGCCGATTGCAGGTTGGTAATGCCTTCGGCGCCGCAGAAGCGGTTTTGGGCGAAGGGGAGGTCGAGACTGACCGTCAGGGCGTTGATCTTATCGCCCAGGGCGCCCAGTTCTTGGTTGAAGCGGCGGGTCTGCGTCTGGCAGACGGGCGTGTCGAGCGAGGGGACCACGCTGATGATCGTCGGCTTCCCCTTCAGGTCGTCGGGGGTGAGGGTCTTCAGGCCGTCCTTGAAGTAGTGCAGCGTGAACGGGGGAGCGGGACTTCCCACCTTCACCGCCTCGCCGGCCAGGGTCATCGGGTTGCCTTTGAACGTGACGGCGCCAGATCGCGACATGGGAAATTTCCTCGCTCGATTTGCGTTGGGGGCTCGGCTCGAATCGTTGCCGTAGTATCGCGCATCTCGGGAAACGTGCAACCCTCTGCCATGCCCCGCCACGATTCCATCCAGGGGGCAGTTTCGGACAGCCCCACGGTTCGTGGATGTCGAACGGCAATGGCTAGCAGGCTGCTGAAAAAGGTCCGTCGTGGCCTTTTTCAGCCTCGCGAAGTGCGGAGTTGAACTCCGCACCGCTCGCAAAAGAACGACTTCCGTCGCTATTTTGTGATCGCATCCAGGCGATCCTAGCAGGCTGCTGACTTTTTCAGCAGCCTGACAGCTCGTCACTGGCATTCACAACAAATCGAAGGAATTGGCGTGGGGGAATTGCCACTGGCTTTTCTGCCGCCTAAGCTGAGGGAACCTGTGGGCCTCGATACGGACAGGCTACCGGCATTCAATCACCTCTCGCCGGTTGCAGGCAGGAAGCGCACGCAGGTCGCTCCGCTTCAAAGGGGCGTGACTCGCAGGCGGTCTCATCATCGAGCGCACGTTCGTGCGTGGGGAAATTGGTTGAAGGAGCAACGTATGGTCGAGTTGGCCCGAGGTTGGTTGGCGGACATTGAACGAGGCCCTGACTGGCTCTTCGTCAGGCTGCAGAAGCCGGAATTTGCAGCCGACGACGCGCCCCCTTTGGCCGATAGCGTGTGGGAACTGCTCGAGCAGCACTTCGTGCATCGAGTGGTGGTCGAGATGGACCAGATCGAGTGGCTGCAAAGCTACCTGGTCGGCCAGCTTGTGCTGCTGCATCGCCGCGCCACGCAGCATGGCGGTATCGTGCGTTTGAGCGGACTTTCGCCCGCCAATCGCGATATCCTGGCCGGCTTGCGACTCGAGAACCGTTTTCCCTACTACGCGAACCGGGACGACGCCGTGCTGGGCTATCTGCCCAAGCAGCCTCGTTGACCGGCTCGTCGCGCGGGGACCATTCCATCGCGGTACGACGCCCCTGCCTGACATCTGCCAGGCACGAGGGGGGGTGCGCGCAGCGATCGTGCCGAGTGCGGCGAATTCGATCCACGCACATCGTACGACGCGGTCATGACGCGCGAGCGCAGACCGCCTCGTCGCCGTGCGTGGTGGTTGTGCAATTCGCTGGGCTTAGCGCCAGGTTACTTCCAGACGGTTGTCGATGGCGCCCACGCCGTCGATGCCGCGAAGCATCTCCTGGGCCATCTGCTTTTGATAGTAGGACTGCACCGTGCCACGCAGCACGACGCGCCCTTCGTGCGTCTCGATGCGCAACATACGACGCGGAAGATGAGGGTTCGATTCGAGGGCCACTAACACGCGCTGGTTCAGTTCCGCCGAGGCTCGATGGTCGAGCAACGAATCAACGAAAGTGGTCATGAAATGCCCTATGAGGACGCCGCCGGGTGGGAAGGATTACAGCGCGATCCGGAGAGGCCGCGCCGGGGGGCTTGCGCCGCGATCCGCCGTGCCGGGAAGCTGGCGTTCGCAACGCAATGCACTCTGCCGAACAAGAAATCGGCAAAATGCTAGCTTGCTGTCTAGTGCTTCCCGTGAGAAGAGATAGGAATTCGCGGCGAGCCTGCCGGTCGTGCCGGTTGTTCAGATGATGCCCGCGGCCGTCGCGGCGGCGAGCGCCTGCGACAGTAAACCGCACAACACCGTGGCCAGCAGGACGATCGCCGCGGTGCGCAAACGTGCATGAAATCGGGCGGCGAAACGGGGCTCGGCGGCAGCGCGTTCGAGAAACTCGATCCGTCGCGCAATGCTCGCGTGCTGCCAACTCCGCGACGATCGAGACGTGCCGTTCAGGTAGGCCAGCTTCTCGAGCGCCGTGACGAACGGATGTACCGCCAGCGACGGTTCGCCGTGGCGATTGCACCAGGCGGCAGGCCCGCCACTGACTTCGACGGCGTAGAGATCGGCCTCGTGCTCGAGTCGTTGCGAGTAGGACCCCAAAAGCACGGCGAGGATGCCACCCAGCAGCACGATCGCCGTGAACCCGCCGGCGAGCGAATCGTCGACGCCGAGCGTGGCCGGCACGCCGGCAATCGCCTGAGCCATGCCGGGCAACCAGTATTCGACCGACCACCACACCGCCACCGGCGCGAGCACGATGAGCCCGCGCATCAGCAGGTGCCGGTAACGGACGTGTCCCAACTCGTGGCCGAAGACGGCGACCAATTCGTCGTCGTTGAAATGGGCCAGCAACCGGTCGCTGAGAAAGACGTAGCGCAACCGCCGCCAGATGCCGGTGACCGCGGCGTTGGCCACGGTCCCTTCGGTCCGCCACAGCAGAATCTCGGTCGGCAGGAAGCCGTTGGCCAGGGCGAGCGCTGTCAGACGCTCGCGCAAGGGGCCGGCAGGCAAGGGCTCGGTCTGCCAGACGGTGCGCAGCAAGAGCGGAAACAACAGAAATAGGGCCGCGATCGGCAGCCCGAACAGGGCCGCACCGAGCGGTTTGTCGAGCAAGTCTGGTTCGAGCACCCGGACCGTGTCGTGCAGCGTGAGGAAGATGAGCAGCGGTACCATCAAGAGGCCGAGCTGGTGGCGGGCCTGAAACAACAAATAGCCACCGCGGGTCCAGAGCGGAGTCGATTCGCCGGTCGCCGCGGTACGGGCCAGACGAATGGCCCGGTCGACCTCGTAGAAGGCGGCCCACGAGAGAAACAAGGGGA
This genomic stretch from Pirellulales bacterium harbors:
- a CDS encoding STAS domain-containing protein gives rise to the protein MVELARGWLADIERGPDWLFVRLQKPEFAADDAPPLADSVWELLEQHFVHRVVVEMDQIEWLQSYLVGQLVLLHRRATQHGGIVRLSGLSPANRDILAGLRLENRFPYYANRDDAVLGYLPKQPR
- a CDS encoding FHA domain-containing protein, coding for MRLKVLAGANSGQEVKLPAPKFFIGRAEDCHLRPKSDLISRHHCVVMVEDSLVVVRDLGSRNGTFVNDEQIVGERELRAGDKLRVGPLQFELVIVELPAAKKRPKVTSVKDAATRTANGGPGAKADDDVTQWLSEETQPEMQETREIEAGDTEEINLRTTVMLPPGDDSAETKTDSAHTAPPKPAAPPKNASNDSGKAAADVLRKFFQRR
- a CDS encoding BON domain-containing protein; the encoded protein is MTTFVDSLLDHRASAELNQRVLVALESNPHLPRRMLRIETHEGRVVLRGTVQSYYQKQMAQEMLRGIDGVGAIDNRLEVTWR
- the ruvB gene encoding Holliday junction branch migration DNA helicase RuvB — translated: MPREPILKSSDSLPEVAATAKSWRSLELDSEFDISLRPQRMRDMVGQREVYARIEIAIDAASKRGETLGHILFDGPPGLGKTTFATVIPRDLGVSFQIASGAVLTAPKDLVPYLTNAEEGSVLFIDEIHRLPKAVEEFLYPAMEDFRIDIALGEGVNARTINMPLKPFTLIGATTRTGLLSAPLRDRFQMREHLDFYTVAELAEIVRRNATKLRAPIAADASLEIASRSRGTPRLANNRLRWVRDYATSKADGAITRELANAALDMQGIDQLGLDKQDRSLLETIARVFGGGPVGIEALAHTLNTAVDTLSDEVEPYLLRSELVIRTPRGRRLTAKGYDHLGLPGTAQADDGQQLLFG
- a CDS encoding RNA polymerase sigma factor; the protein is MSDDVRELVVRCLAGEEPAMVALVERFRGDVFGLCVRMLGHREDAEDATQETFVRVLRHLARWDQSREFRPWLLAIAGNRCRTLLAQRSQRPQPSDLVEEVPDETPDHQAARNLAEEVDLALGALRDEYRQAFLLFHEQQLSYIEIAEVMACPVGTAKTWVHRARREMAGRLQRRGITGTVKHEVR
- a CDS encoding M48 family metalloprotease; this encodes MQWTLALAVLATIVLAESAPETAVGGASYRLIAVMAGVAVVSLFATAAAGVTAAGLRRDFDRRRQLLMRFSRLRTVHGMLWLGIALATEYYLSWSRVVRADWGLGDIVLVDELLILAPLLLPLFLSWAAFYEVDRAIRLARTAATGESTPLWTRGGYLLFQARHQLGLLMVPLLIFLTLHDTVRVLEPDLLDKPLGAALFGLPIAALFLLFPLLLRTVWQTEPLPAGPLRERLTALALANGFLPTEILLWRTEGTVANAAVTGIWRRLRYVFLSDRLLAHFNDDELVAVFGHELGHVRYRHLLMRGLIVLAPVAVWWSVEYWLPGMAQAIAGVPATLGVDDSLAGGFTAIVLLGGILAVLLGSYSQRLEHEADLYAVEVSGGPAAWCNRHGEPSLAVHPFVTALEKLAYLNGTSRSSRSWQHASIARRIEFLERAAAEPRFAARFHARLRTAAIVLLATVLCGLLSQALAAATAAGII
- a CDS encoding fatty acid desaturase, which translates into the protein MLRRIDAQHSFSLAEARALVADLFEPKAWIYWVDFLVSDAIAFGSLLAMNYLLLFTEFSAGQAVLWAGLYVACGLAAYRASLFTHELSHLRSDSFKAFRVAWNVGFGIPLLMPSFLYHTHLSHHSRREFGTADDGEYLPFAYGSRWNWIMMLGEPFVLPLIALGRFLILAPLSWMIPPFRRWLMRHASSMVVAPTYVRPEPSAAELRWWRIQEVACFVAALGTVMAVATGRIPVIVIVQTYSIAFFVLMINAIRSLGAHRYRYGYEPSTFQEQVLDSVNFPHNWLLGPLWAPVGLRYHATHHLFPSMPYHALGEAHRRLMTQLPADHPYRQTEAPGLWSVIFDIWTARNRREAEPAGRDVAPSRSNRVPTQAF
- the tpx gene encoding thiol peroxidase; this translates as MSRSGAVTFKGNPMTLAGEAVKVGSPAPPFTLHYFKDGLKTLTPDDLKGKPTIISVVPSLDTPVCQTQTRRFNQELGALGDKINALTVSLDLPFAQNRFCGAEGITNLQSASDYQTRSFGENWGMLIEELKILARGTFVLDKEGKVVYAEQVQEVASEPNYEAALTALRGLL